In a genomic window of Desulforegula conservatrix Mb1Pa:
- the nifE gene encoding nitrogenase iron-molybdenum cofactor biosynthesis protein NifE: MTDISILDERKKQIFTKGNDDFEMKCESQSVSGSVSQRACVFCGSRVVLYPIADALHLVHGPIGCAAYTWDIRGALSSGPQLHRLSFSTDLRETNVIFGGEKKLYAALTQLIEMYKPKAAFVYATCIVGVIGDDVDSICRKVTEETGIPVIPVHSEGFKGTKKDGYAAACQALFTLFDNFSPNMDEKPKFAINILGEFNIGGEAWIIKEYYRRMGVNIISVMTGDGRVDDIRNAPLASLNVVQCSGSMTGLAKMMKEKFGIPYIQVSYFGVEDTAKALYDVAEFFGDAELLKNTSEMIKAEIAEIHPEVLSIRRQLEGRKAAVYVGGAFKAFSLLKALKNIGMDVVVIGSQTGAKEDYKTLKEICDPGTIIVDDASSLELAKFIIEKKADLVIGGVKERPIAYKMGIGFCDHNHERKIPLAGFEGMLHFAREVRNTVLSPVWKLFPARNEVKKESSGKAA, encoded by the coding sequence ATGACAGATATATCAATACTCGACGAACGCAAGAAGCAGATATTCACCAAGGGCAATGATGACTTTGAAATGAAATGCGAATCCCAGAGCGTTTCAGGTTCCGTAAGCCAGAGAGCATGTGTTTTCTGCGGGTCAAGAGTTGTTCTTTATCCGATTGCTGATGCTCTTCATCTTGTTCACGGCCCCATCGGCTGTGCGGCTTATACCTGGGACATAAGAGGAGCTCTTTCATCAGGCCCGCAGCTTCACCGCTTGAGTTTTTCAACTGATCTGAGGGAGACAAATGTCATATTTGGCGGCGAGAAAAAGCTTTATGCGGCTCTTACTCAGTTGATCGAGATGTACAAACCCAAGGCTGCCTTTGTCTATGCTACCTGCATAGTCGGAGTAATAGGTGATGATGTTGATTCAATATGCAGAAAAGTAACTGAAGAAACCGGCATTCCTGTGATTCCTGTTCACTCAGAAGGATTTAAGGGAACAAAAAAGGATGGTTATGCAGCGGCATGTCAGGCTCTTTTCACCCTGTTTGATAATTTCAGTCCGAATATGGATGAAAAGCCTAAGTTTGCCATAAACATTCTCGGAGAATTCAATATCGGCGGAGAGGCCTGGATAATAAAGGAATACTACAGAAGAATGGGCGTCAACATCATTTCTGTAATGACAGGAGACGGAAGGGTTGATGATATCAGAAACGCTCCGCTTGCATCTCTAAATGTGGTGCAGTGTTCCGGCTCCATGACCGGCCTTGCAAAGATGATGAAGGAAAAATTCGGAATTCCTTACATCCAGGTTTCATATTTTGGAGTCGAGGATACAGCCAAGGCTCTTTATGATGTGGCAGAATTCTTCGGTGATGCAGAGCTTCTGAAAAATACATCTGAGATGATTAAAGCCGAGATTGCTGAAATACATCCTGAAGTCCTTTCCATAAGAAGGCAGCTTGAAGGAAGAAAAGCAGCCGTTTATGTGGGCGGAGCATTCAAGGCTTTCTCGCTTCTCAAGGCCCTTAAAAACATAGGCATGGATGTGGTTGTAATCGGTTCCCAGACAGGGGCAAAAGAAGACTACAAGACCTTAAAGGAAATCTGCGATCCAGGAACCATAATTGTGGATGATGCCAGTTCGCTTGAACTTGCAAAATTCATAATCGAGAAAAAGGCCGATCTTGTTATAGGCGGAGTCAAAGAAAGGCCTATAGCCTACAAAATGGGCATTGGCTTCTGCGATCATAATCACGAAAGGAAAATTCCCCTGGCAGGTTTTGAAGGCATGCTTCACTTTGCCAGAGAAGTCAGGAATACGGTTTTAAGTCCTGT
- the nifK gene encoding nitrogenase molybdenum-iron protein subunit beta — MLLRHTPTEIKERSALSINPAKTCQPIGAMYAALGVKGCLPHSHGSQGCCAYHRSTLTRHYKEPVMAATSSFTEGSSVFGGQSNLVQAIDNIFTIYNPEVIAVHTTCLSETIGDDLTQITRKAHEEGKVPAGKHIIYASTPSYVGSHVTGFANMVKGMVNCLSEKTEVKNGKMNIIPGYVEPSDMEEIKRIASEMGISTIMFPDTSNVLNGPQTGRYHMFPRGGVSVEDLKSTGDSMATIALGKTASSAAALALETKCGVKCDILDLPIGLHGTDRYVDALRKMACVSVPDSINRDRGQLVDVITDMHQYFYGKKVAIAGDPDQLIALTEFLVSIDMYPVHVVTGTPGKQFEKTILDLTKHLPVKVNVKSHSDLFMLHQWIKNEPVDLLIANTYGKYIARDEDIPFIRYGFPILDRVGHSYFPTVGYKGGLRLVEKILDAILERKDRDAPEENFELVM; from the coding sequence ATGCTGCTTCGACACACTCCAACAGAAATAAAAGAAAGAAGCGCTCTTTCCATAAACCCGGCAAAGACATGCCAGCCAATAGGCGCGATGTATGCAGCTTTGGGTGTGAAGGGATGTCTGCCTCACAGTCATGGTTCCCAGGGCTGTTGCGCTTACCATAGAAGTACTCTGACCAGGCATTATAAAGAACCGGTCATGGCAGCCACAAGCTCATTCACAGAAGGGTCGTCTGTTTTCGGCGGTCAGTCCAATCTTGTGCAGGCCATAGACAATATATTCACCATTTATAATCCTGAGGTGATTGCGGTTCATACAACCTGTCTTTCTGAAACAATAGGTGATGACCTTACACAGATTACAAGAAAGGCGCATGAAGAAGGCAAGGTTCCGGCGGGTAAGCATATCATATATGCGAGCACTCCAAGCTACGTTGGTTCGCATGTAACTGGTTTTGCCAATATGGTAAAAGGCATGGTCAACTGTCTTTCTGAAAAAACTGAAGTCAAAAATGGTAAAATGAACATCATCCCAGGCTATGTCGAACCTTCGGACATGGAAGAAATTAAGAGAATCGCCTCTGAAATGGGAATATCGACAATCATGTTTCCGGATACGTCGAATGTCCTGAACGGTCCTCAAACCGGTCGATATCACATGTTTCCCCGGGGCGGTGTGAGTGTTGAGGATCTGAAATCAACCGGCGACAGCATGGCAACAATCGCTCTTGGGAAAACAGCTTCTTCTGCGGCTGCTTTGGCTCTTGAAACCAAATGCGGAGTGAAATGCGATATCCTTGATCTGCCCATCGGCCTTCACGGCACGGACAGATATGTGGATGCCTTGAGGAAAATGGCGTGCGTGAGCGTACCTGATTCCATCAACAGGGACAGAGGTCAGCTTGTGGATGTGATCACTGACATGCACCAGTATTTCTACGGAAAGAAAGTCGCAATAGCAGGTGATCCTGATCAGCTGATAGCTCTTACCGAGTTTCTTGTAAGCATCGACATGTACCCAGTTCATGTCGTTACTGGAACCCCTGGAAAGCAGTTTGAAAAGACGATTTTGGATCTTACAAAGCATCTTCCTGTGAAGGTGAATGTTAAGTCTCATTCTGACCTTTTTATGCTTCATCAGTGGATAAAGAATGAGCCGGTTGATCTTTTAATAGCTAATACATACGGCAAATACATAGCCAGAGACGAAGATATACCGTTCATCAGATACGGTTTCCCGATTCTGGACAGGGTGGGACACAGTTACTTTCCGACTGTAGGCTATAAAGGCGGTTTGCGTCTTGTTGAAAAAATTCTCGATGCGATTCTTGAAAGAAAGGATCGGGATGCACCGGAAGAAAATTTTGAATTGGTTATGTAA
- the nifD gene encoding nitrogenase molybdenum-iron protein alpha chain yields the protein MSTKESLKYEVNGTEMTPEEIKTDMTRIYPSKVARKRAKHIMVNKVCDDGCVPEIESNVRTIPGIITQRGCSYAGCKGVVLGPTRDIVNITHGPVGCSFYSWLTRRNQTKPEAETDENFMTYCFTTDMQEEDIVFGGEKKLKACIQEAYDLFKPKAISIFSTCPVGLIGDDVHAVAKEMKEKLGVNVFAFSCEGYKGVSQSAGHHIANNGLFTHIIGLDDTIKKGKYKVNLLGEYNIGGDAFELERIFDKCGITLHSTFSGNSTYDGFANSHTADLNTVMCHRSINYVAEMMEKKYGIPWFKVDFIGAAATAKSLRKIAAYFEDPELIAKVEEVIAEEMPEVEMVMADVKTRCNGKTAALVVGGSRAHHYQELFSEIGMTTLMAGYEFGHRDDYEGRKVIPTIKVDADSRNIEELEVSADEVRYKPRKSAEELAKLKEEGIDWADYVGMMPEMKDGAFVIDDISQYETDYIIENLKPDIFCAGIKEKYAVQKHGIPLKQLHSYDYGGPYAGFKGAVNFYKDIDRMVNSKIWGYSKAPWDLNPELSAAFANS from the coding sequence ATGAGCACGAAAGAATCATTAAAATATGAAGTCAACGGAACAGAAATGACTCCTGAGGAAATCAAGACTGATATGACCAGGATTTATCCGTCCAAAGTGGCCAGAAAGAGGGCCAAACACATCATGGTAAATAAGGTGTGTGATGACGGGTGTGTTCCTGAAATAGAATCGAACGTAAGAACCATCCCTGGCATAATTACCCAGAGAGGATGCAGTTACGCAGGATGCAAGGGCGTTGTTCTGGGGCCGACCCGCGATATCGTGAATATTACCCACGGCCCCGTAGGATGCAGTTTTTATTCATGGCTTACAAGACGCAACCAGACAAAGCCAGAAGCAGAGACTGATGAAAACTTCATGACATACTGTTTCACCACAGACATGCAGGAAGAGGACATTGTTTTCGGCGGCGAGAAAAAGCTCAAGGCATGTATCCAGGAAGCCTATGACCTTTTTAAACCTAAGGCCATAAGCATATTTTCTACCTGTCCGGTAGGTCTTATCGGTGATGACGTGCATGCTGTTGCCAAAGAGATGAAGGAAAAGCTCGGCGTAAACGTTTTTGCCTTCAGCTGTGAAGGCTACAAGGGTGTCAGCCAGTCAGCGGGACATCATATAGCAAACAATGGCTTGTTCACACATATAATAGGTCTGGATGACACTATAAAAAAGGGCAAGTACAAGGTTAATCTACTTGGTGAATACAACATTGGCGGCGATGCTTTTGAACTCGAAAGGATCTTTGATAAATGCGGAATTACGCTTCATTCGACATTCAGTGGCAACTCGACATATGACGGCTTTGCAAACAGCCATACTGCCGATCTGAATACCGTAATGTGCCATAGATCTATCAATTATGTGGCTGAAATGATGGAGAAAAAATACGGAATTCCATGGTTTAAGGTTGATTTCATAGGCGCGGCGGCGACTGCCAAATCTCTCAGGAAGATAGCGGCATATTTTGAAGATCCTGAACTCATAGCAAAAGTTGAGGAAGTTATTGCAGAAGAAATGCCTGAGGTTGAAATGGTAATGGCTGATGTAAAAACAAGGTGCAATGGCAAGACAGCGGCCCTGGTAGTTGGCGGGTCACGAGCTCACCATTATCAGGAGCTTTTCTCTGAAATTGGAATGACAACTCTCATGGCTGGCTATGAATTCGGACATCGCGATGACTATGAGGGCAGAAAAGTTATTCCGACAATCAAAGTGGACGCCGACTCAAGGAATATCGAAGAGCTTGAGGTCTCTGCTGATGAAGTCCGGTACAAACCGAGAAAAAGCGCCGAAGAACTTGCAAAGCTCAAGGAAGAAGGAATCGACTGGGCAGATTATGTGGGGATGATGCCTGAAATGAAGGATGGGGCTTTTGTCATAGACGATATCAGCCAGTACGAGACTGATTATATAATCGAAAATCTTAAGCCTGATATTTTTTGTGCGGGCATCAAGGAAAAATATGCTGTCCAGAAACACGGCATCCCGCTCAAACAGCTTCACAGCTATGATTATGGCGGGCCTTATGCTGGATTCAAGGGAGCCGTCAATTTTTACAAAGATATTGACCGTATGGTTAACAGCAAAATATGGGGATACTCAAAAGCTCCATGGGATTTGAATCCTGAGCTTTCTGCAGCATTCGCAAACAGTTAG
- a CDS encoding P-II family nitrogen regulator gives MKEVLAIVRMDMMNKTKAALTEAGISSMTAREVLGRGKGLVDLSLLKGAELGYEEAISQLGQTNRLIPKRLLTMVVPDKMVDRIVKTIIKVNKTGKAGDGKIFILPATDAIRVRTGESGDSALDEI, from the coding sequence ATGAAAGAAGTCCTGGCTATTGTCCGAATGGACATGATGAACAAGACAAAGGCAGCCCTCACCGAAGCAGGGATTTCTTCCATGACCGCGAGGGAAGTTCTCGGACGAGGTAAGGGGCTTGTTGATCTTTCACTCCTTAAAGGCGCTGAACTTGGATACGAGGAGGCCATTTCCCAGCTTGGCCAGACAAACAGGCTGATTCCAAAACGCCTGCTTACAATGGTTGTGCCGGACAAGATGGTTGACCGAATAGTCAAAACTATAATCAAGGTCAATAAAACAGGAAAAGCCGGCGACGGCAAGATTTTTATCCTTCCGGCAACTGATGCGATCAGGGTCAGAACCGGTGAAAGCGGCGATTCAGCCCTTGATGAAATTTAG
- a CDS encoding P-II family nitrogen regulator → MIMIRAIIRPEKTDCVLASLMEAGFPAVTKFPVVGRGKQRGIKIGEITYDEISKNLIFTVVKPQDKDFVVKTIIKAARTGDKGAYGDGKIFITPVLESYTISSGIKELPSGELEEVKI, encoded by the coding sequence ATGATAATGATCAGAGCTATAATAAGACCGGAAAAGACAGATTGTGTTCTTGCCTCACTCATGGAAGCAGGCTTTCCTGCCGTAACTAAATTCCCTGTAGTTGGCCGAGGAAAGCAGCGCGGAATCAAAATAGGTGAAATCACATATGACGAGATTTCAAAAAACCTGATTTTCACAGTTGTTAAACCCCAGGACAAGGATTTCGTTGTCAAGACTATTATAAAGGCGGCACGTACAGGTGACAAGGGCGCTTACGGAGACGGCAAAATTTTTATAACCCCTGTGCTTGAGTCTTACACCATAAGTTCAGGAATTAAGGAATTGCCTTCAGGCGAACTTGAGGAGGTCAAAATATGA
- the nifH gene encoding nitrogenase iron protein: MRKIAIYGKGGIGKSTTTQNTVAGLAEMGNKVMVVGCDPKADSTRLLLGGLAQKTVLDTLRDEGEDVELDDVQKTGFKGSVCTESGGPEPGVGCAGRGIITSINLLEQLGAYASDKSLDYVFYDVLGDVVCGGFAMPIREGKAQEIYIVVSGEMMAMYAANNICKGIVKYAEAGGVRLGGLICNSRNVDFEKEMISALAAKLGTQMLHFVPRDNVVQRAEINRKTVIEYEPENKQADEYRTLAEKIRDNKMHVIPTPLEMEEFEKLLVEYGLAG, translated from the coding sequence ATGAGGAAAATCGCTATCTATGGCAAGGGCGGAATCGGTAAATCGACAACAACCCAGAACACAGTGGCAGGTCTTGCTGAAATGGGGAACAAGGTAATGGTCGTTGGCTGCGATCCAAAAGCTGACTCTACACGTCTTCTTCTCGGCGGCCTTGCACAGAAAACAGTTTTAGACACACTTCGTGACGAAGGTGAGGATGTCGAGCTTGATGACGTTCAAAAGACAGGTTTCAAAGGTTCTGTATGTACGGAATCAGGTGGTCCTGAGCCAGGTGTCGGATGTGCTGGTCGAGGAATCATAACCTCAATAAATCTCCTTGAACAGCTTGGCGCCTATGCCAGTGATAAAAGCTTAGACTATGTTTTTTATGATGTTCTCGGAGACGTTGTTTGCGGCGGTTTTGCAATGCCAATCCGCGAAGGCAAGGCGCAGGAAATCTATATTGTTGTTTCGGGCGAGATGATGGCCATGTATGCGGCAAACAACATCTGCAAAGGTATAGTGAAATATGCTGAAGCTGGTGGCGTAAGGCTCGGAGGTCTTATCTGCAACTCAAGAAATGTTGATTTTGAAAAAGAGATGATAAGCGCGCTTGCAGCAAAGCTTGGAACCCAGATGCTCCATTTTGTGCCAAGGGACAACGTGGTTCAGAGGGCAGAAATCAACAGAAAAACCGTCATTGAATATGAGCCTGAAAATAAGCAGGCCGATGAGTACAGGACTCTGGCCGAGAAAATCAGGGATAATAAAATGCATGTTATTCCGACTCCGCTTGAAATGGAAGAATTTGAAAAGCTTCTCGTTGAATACGGACTTGCCGGTTAG
- a CDS encoding Rpn family recombination-promoting nuclease/putative transposase, producing the protein MENSSNKIQNPHDSFFREVWTNSETARSFVENYLPQGIVSSINIDTLEICKDSYVTDELSDFFSDILYKVTIGEDSGFVYFLFEHKSFKDKNIHFQLLQYIVEIWRLHGSKNKKGKLPPIIPIVIYHGKKTGK; encoded by the coding sequence ATGGAAAATAGTTCTAACAAAATACAAAACCCACACGATAGTTTTTTCAGGGAAGTATGGACAAACTCTGAAACAGCTCGCAGTTTTGTAGAAAACTACCTGCCGCAGGGAATCGTTTCCTCAATAAATATTGATACGCTTGAAATCTGTAAGGATTCTTACGTCACAGATGAACTCAGCGATTTTTTTTCAGATATATTATATAAAGTAACAATTGGTGAGGATTCAGGGTTTGTATATTTTCTCTTTGAGCATAAAAGCTTCAAGGACAAAAACATTCATTTTCAGCTTTTGCAGTATATTGTTGAAATATGGCGCCTGCATGGATCTAAAAATAAAAAAGGCAAGCTGCCTCCTATTATTCCCATAGTTATTTACCATGGCAAAAAAACTGGAAAATGA
- a CDS encoding lipopolysaccharide biosynthesis protein, producing MILRLRQLAKKQHGILYALIDQAIVSGCNFLTGIIIARFLGVNEYGKFTLAWMTVLFFNSIQLAVIISPMMSLAPSKKEPKEKEAFYNNFFSLQLLLTIFSVIFLFSAIKISIYFKPEMNLQALCFPLCCSLAAYQVQDFYRRFFFSKNSHKEALLNDCVSYLGQLIMLIILFKFISLNTLDVLYVVSGTSLVAVILGYFRSKGLRINLNHTNIKKSIIDNWRMTKWLLFSAFLQWTTGNFFIVTVASINGASAAGAIRATQNLIAITHVFFQAFENIFPSKMTKIFLSKGLDGLKSYVLKVSFWGCVLVSFIVAGIALFPSFWLTLFYGKKYIAYANILTWWGPIYILMYLNFPLRAAFRTIDYTKAIFISYGLMSVFTLLSANKLTVLFGASGAMIGILLTQIISCIILFFLFFKSKKTIKS from the coding sequence ATGATTCTAAGATTGAGACAATTAGCAAAAAAACAGCATGGAATTCTCTATGCGCTCATTGATCAGGCAATAGTCAGCGGTTGTAATTTTTTGACGGGTATTATTATTGCAAGATTTCTTGGAGTTAATGAATACGGTAAATTTACCTTAGCATGGATGACTGTTTTATTTTTTAACAGTATCCAACTTGCAGTGATAATAAGTCCTATGATGAGTCTTGCACCCTCAAAAAAAGAACCGAAAGAAAAAGAAGCTTTTTATAATAATTTTTTTTCATTGCAATTACTATTAACAATTTTTTCTGTAATATTTCTTTTTTCAGCCATAAAAATCAGCATTTACTTCAAGCCAGAGATGAATCTACAAGCTTTGTGCTTTCCCTTATGCTGTTCTCTTGCCGCATATCAAGTGCAGGATTTTTACAGAAGGTTCTTTTTCTCAAAAAATTCACATAAAGAAGCATTATTAAATGACTGTGTGAGTTACCTTGGGCAGCTTATAATGCTTATTATTCTTTTTAAATTTATATCTCTTAATACTTTGGATGTTCTGTATGTTGTATCTGGAACTTCACTTGTGGCAGTAATATTAGGGTATTTCAGAAGCAAAGGTCTTAGAATTAATCTAAACCACACCAATATAAAGAAATCCATAATTGATAACTGGCGCATGACAAAATGGCTTCTTTTCAGTGCATTCTTACAATGGACTACTGGCAATTTTTTTATTGTGACAGTTGCGAGTATCAATGGAGCATCTGCAGCCGGTGCAATACGTGCTACTCAAAATTTAATTGCAATTACACACGTTTTCTTCCAGGCATTTGAAAACATTTTCCCATCCAAAATGACAAAAATATTTTTAAGTAAGGGCCTTGATGGTCTGAAGTCGTATGTCTTAAAAGTATCATTTTGGGGTTGCGTGTTAGTATCATTCATAGTAGCTGGAATAGCATTATTCCCATCTTTTTGGCTAACCCTGTTTTATGGGAAAAAATATATCGCCTACGCCAATATATTAACTTGGTGGGGCCCTATTTACATATTAATGTATTTAAATTTCCCGCTGCGAGCGGCATTTAGAACGATTGATTATACAAAAGCAATATTTATTTCCTATGGTTTGATGTCTGTATTTACATTGCTCTCTGCTAATAAATTGACTGTATTATTTGGTGCCAGTGGAGCAATGATTGGAATATTGCTGACTCAAATTATTTCATGCATAATCTTATTCTTTTTATTTTTTAAAAGCAAAAAAACTATTAAATCATGA
- a CDS encoding O-antigen ligase family protein: protein MNISAFVYFNIVIIGSIILFVLSRFKPVSIWKQAFFSDKLFLITSLIICCMLFWPNNYRESAFSIESSLGANRYIRIIAYLLIFAYCSFKLHTKHSFIRMSYVKWYIIYIIVCFLSAFYSPFPEETLWKSFELLLCVTLVFLYFQSSRHEKDYYYKLVHGLTFIIFALVLFSLVGILIYPELSRDVGTVFIRENTMVDITSISMGGIIPQIHPNTLSQLSGIIFFIGITTFYYEKRHKNGCFFVILVGLLTLLIAHSRTSIIATIIFFLLYLVFNNKWRSIVTIVITGIIAFVLYSDFILAFILRGQDKNLFLSMSGRSNIWSIAYNAFIEDPLLGKGFYSGHKSLDMSKILSVFSNIDNTYLESLVNVGVIGTFFLITFAFTLVFDSFKMLIVQRRIWSTDDYIILSYLCIFESFVIFRSFAGPSYQIMHINLFIMLVSAAAITLLKREKKFYKLPNYQ, encoded by the coding sequence ATGAATATATCTGCATTCGTTTACTTTAATATAGTAATAATTGGATCAATTATTCTTTTTGTTTTGTCCCGTTTCAAACCTGTAAGCATATGGAAACAGGCTTTTTTTTCAGACAAACTTTTTTTAATTACTTCGCTTATAATTTGTTGCATGCTTTTCTGGCCAAATAATTATCGTGAAAGCGCTTTTTCTATCGAGTCGAGTTTAGGTGCCAATAGATATATTCGAATAATTGCTTATTTGCTTATATTTGCTTATTGCTCTTTTAAACTTCACACGAAGCACAGTTTTATTAGAATGTCGTATGTAAAATGGTATATCATATATATTATAGTATGTTTTTTATCTGCTTTTTATTCCCCATTCCCAGAAGAAACACTATGGAAATCATTTGAACTATTGCTATGTGTAACGTTAGTTTTTTTATATTTTCAATCATCACGCCATGAAAAAGATTACTATTATAAATTAGTGCATGGATTAACTTTTATAATATTCGCATTGGTATTATTTTCTTTGGTTGGAATATTGATTTACCCTGAGCTTTCACGGGATGTAGGGACAGTTTTCATTAGAGAAAATACTATGGTGGATATAACTTCAATATCTATGGGAGGAATTATTCCTCAAATACACCCTAATACTCTAAGTCAATTATCTGGCATAATTTTTTTTATTGGTATTACAACTTTTTATTATGAAAAAAGGCATAAAAATGGTTGCTTTTTTGTTATTTTAGTTGGTCTATTAACCTTACTTATAGCGCATAGCAGAACTTCTATTATTGCAACTATAATATTTTTTTTATTATATTTAGTTTTCAATAACAAATGGAGATCTATTGTTACAATTGTAATTACAGGCATAATTGCTTTTGTTTTATATAGTGATTTTATTTTAGCTTTTATTTTAAGAGGCCAAGACAAAAATCTTTTTTTATCAATGTCTGGAAGAAGTAATATTTGGTCAATAGCGTATAACGCTTTCATCGAAGACCCTTTGCTTGGAAAAGGCTTCTATTCTGGCCATAAATCCCTTGATATGTCCAAAATCTTATCTGTTTTTTCAAATATTGATAACACATATTTGGAAAGCTTAGTAAATGTTGGGGTAATTGGTACTTTTTTCCTCATAACATTTGCTTTCACATTAGTATTTGATTCTTTCAAAATGCTTATAGTCCAAAGACGTATATGGTCTACAGATGACTACATAATATTGTCCTATTTATGTATTTTTGAGTCTTTTGTAATATTCAGATCTTTTGCAGGCCCGAGTTATCAGATTATGCATATTAATCTGTTTATTATGCTTGTTTCAGCAGCGGCTATTACTCTCTTAAAGAGAGAGAAAAAATTTTATAAACTTCCTAATTATCAGTAA
- a CDS encoding phosphotransferase: MKDTSPVEYILKKIGLSLCDTGSENGINRYLVIHSKGEPRWIIPAKSKGINALCSILNEWRPYSLMALIKWRFLVILYRLNLLQHLPQVKKIGFIYKHDFLRKAFGNSKKELLIYIGTPGYERKAVITVLDSISLKPECIYKIPIEKGANHSIIKEAETLNMLSRYQINAPAVIEFDSINGISSQTYANGYLYKRSLTDKHIDLLIKMPKTGKKISFLEIGHSLRKGLETISLDKKLNRGLSKLTERFSADCHFDSVFVHGDLAPWNIKMQHDNQLCCIDWENANEFGLPLYDLCHFHLMQSFLFGKEWSMIRFLKNNQIIRYLEFHCLNKKQAELLILFYHYDLILKSIIKQDTYASFLISNLRKNSLI, encoded by the coding sequence ATGAAAGATACATCTCCTGTAGAATACATATTAAAAAAAATCGGTTTATCATTATGCGATACAGGGAGTGAAAACGGTATTAATCGTTATCTCGTTATCCATAGCAAGGGAGAGCCAAGATGGATTATTCCAGCAAAAAGTAAAGGCATAAATGCATTATGCTCTATATTGAATGAGTGGCGGCCATACAGCCTGATGGCTTTAATTAAATGGAGGTTTCTGGTTATTCTCTATCGCCTCAATCTTCTTCAACATCTGCCTCAGGTTAAAAAGATAGGATTCATATATAAGCATGATTTTTTGCGTAAAGCCTTTGGGAATAGCAAAAAAGAACTTCTTATTTATATCGGAACTCCGGGGTATGAACGTAAAGCCGTCATAACAGTCCTGGATTCAATTTCTTTAAAGCCTGAGTGCATATATAAAATTCCTATTGAAAAAGGAGCTAATCATTCAATCATCAAAGAAGCAGAAACATTGAATATGCTTTCACGATATCAGATCAATGCACCAGCTGTAATTGAATTTGATTCAATCAATGGCATTTCCAGCCAGACTTATGCTAATGGGTATTTATACAAGAGATCTCTTACTGATAAACACATTGACCTTTTGATCAAAATGCCAAAAACAGGGAAGAAAATATCTTTTCTTGAGATAGGTCATAGCCTCAGGAAAGGGCTTGAAACAATCAGTTTAGATAAAAAGCTTAATCGTGGATTATCTAAATTAACTGAAAGGTTTTCAGCTGACTGCCATTTTGACTCTGTATTTGTTCATGGTGACCTTGCCCCCTGGAATATCAAAATGCAGCATGATAATCAGCTCTGCTGCATAGATTGGGAAAATGCCAATGAATTCGGTCTTCCTTTATATGATTTATGCCATTTTCATTTAATGCAGAGTTTTCTATTTGGAAAAGAATGGTCAATGATAAGATTTTTAAAAAACAATCAAATTATCAGATACTTGGAATTCCATTGTCTAAACAAAAAACAAGCTGAACTGCTTATATTATTTTATCATTACGACTTGATACTAAAATCAATTATAAAACAGGATACATACGCATCTTTTCTAATCAGCAATCTCAGGAAAAACAGTCTAATATGA